The following are encoded in a window of Arthrobacter sp. OAP107 genomic DNA:
- a CDS encoding heme o synthase: MSTTDTPLTSSRVHGRAGLARKAKAYLALTKPRVIELLLVSTLPTMIYAQRGFPSLGLIMATLVGGAFAAGSAGAFNCYIDRDIDKLMHRTEKRPLVTGEVTPREALIFAWLLGAAAIAILWFGANPLSAWLGLGAIVFYVVIYTMILKRRTAQNIVWGGAAGCFPVLIAWSAVTNTVEWPAIVLFMVIFLWTPPHYWPLSMRYGEDYRNANVPMLGAIAGAKVVSVQVVLYAWAMVACSLLMIPAGNAGWVYTAVAVLAGAWFLYESHALYNRAQGGDLSDKGAMKVFHGSISYLTLLFIALAVDPFVGLPLMG, translated from the coding sequence GTGAGCACAACAGATACGCCGCTGACCTCTTCCCGGGTCCACGGAAGAGCCGGACTAGCCCGCAAGGCGAAGGCGTACCTTGCACTCACCAAGCCCAGGGTCATTGAACTCCTGCTGGTCAGCACCCTGCCCACCATGATCTACGCGCAGCGCGGCTTCCCCTCGCTGGGCCTCATCATGGCCACCCTCGTCGGCGGCGCATTCGCAGCCGGCAGCGCCGGTGCCTTCAACTGCTACATCGACCGCGACATCGACAAGCTGATGCACCGCACCGAGAAGCGCCCCCTGGTGACCGGCGAAGTCACGCCGCGCGAGGCCCTCATCTTTGCGTGGCTGCTGGGAGCTGCGGCCATCGCCATCCTCTGGTTCGGTGCGAACCCGCTCTCCGCGTGGCTCGGACTCGGCGCCATCGTTTTCTATGTGGTCATTTACACGATGATCCTCAAGCGCCGCACGGCACAGAACATCGTCTGGGGCGGCGCCGCCGGGTGTTTCCCTGTACTGATCGCCTGGTCCGCCGTCACCAACACCGTCGAGTGGCCGGCCATCGTCCTCTTCATGGTGATCTTCCTCTGGACCCCGCCGCACTACTGGCCGCTGTCCATGCGTTACGGCGAGGACTACCGCAACGCCAACGTGCCGATGCTCGGTGCCATTGCCGGCGCCAAGGTCGTGTCCGTGCAGGTGGTCCTGTATGCCTGGGCCATGGTGGCTTGCTCGCTGCTCATGATCCCGGCCGGCAACGCGGGCTGGGTCTACACCGCCGTTGCCGTGCTGGCTGGCGCCTGGTTCCTGTACGAGTCCCATGCGCTCTACAACCGTGCGCAGGGCGGAGACCTCTCCGACAAGGGCGCCATGAAGGTCTTCCACGGTTCCATAAGCTACCTGACGCTGCTCTTCATCGCGCTGGCGGTCGACCCGTTCGTCGGCTTGCCGCTCATGGGCTAA
- the tkt gene encoding transketolase has protein sequence MKEQELTWTDLDQRAVDTVRVLAADAVEKVGNGHPGTAMSLAPAAYLLFQKLMRHDPANPDWIGRDRFILSPGHTSLTLYIQLFLSGYGLELKDLEALRTWGSLTPGHPEYKHTAGVEITTGPLGQGLASSVGFAYSQRRQRGLFDADAPAGESPFDHTIWVIASDGDLQEGVTSEASSLAGHQELGNLVVIYDENHISIEDDTDIAFTEDVLKRYEAYGWHTQRVDWTKTGDYKEDVQELYSALLAAKAETSKPSIISLRTIIGYPAPKKQNTGKIHGSALGSEEVAALKNVLGFDPEKSFEVDEDVLAHARAVVDRGAHARKEWEESFSAWQSANPEAAALLERVEARQLPAELDGALPVFPAGKDVSTRAASGKVLNAIGPVMPELWGGSADLAESNNTTIEGSPSFVPAGKQTTAWSGNPYGRVLHFGIREHAAASIVNGISLHGKTRAFSGTFLIFSDYQRPAIRLGALMGVPSLYVWTHDSIGLGEDGPTHQPVEQLASLRAIVGLDVVRPGDANEVAAAWKTMLENHENPAGIVLTRQNIPTYERGEGAAEGDTFGSTAGVAKGGYVLAEASKDGKTVDAQVILIGTGSEVQLAVEAREALQAEGIATRVVSMPCVEWFNKQDAAYREAVLPAAVKARVSVEAGLALGWKEFVGDAGRSVSLEHYGASADYKRLFQEFGITAEAVAAAAKDSLAGLQS, from the coding sequence TTGAAAGAGCAAGAACTGACTTGGACCGACCTCGACCAGCGCGCCGTTGACACTGTGCGCGTCCTGGCCGCCGACGCCGTCGAGAAGGTGGGCAACGGCCACCCCGGCACCGCGATGAGCCTGGCGCCGGCCGCCTACCTTCTGTTCCAGAAGCTGATGCGGCACGACCCGGCGAACCCGGACTGGATCGGCCGCGACCGCTTCATCCTCTCCCCCGGCCACACTTCCCTGACGCTTTACATCCAGCTGTTCCTCTCCGGCTACGGCCTGGAACTGAAGGACCTGGAAGCTCTGCGCACCTGGGGCTCGCTGACCCCGGGCCACCCGGAGTACAAGCACACCGCCGGCGTTGAGATCACCACCGGCCCGCTGGGCCAGGGCCTCGCCTCCTCGGTCGGCTTCGCATACTCGCAGCGCCGCCAGCGCGGCCTGTTCGACGCCGATGCTCCCGCCGGCGAGAGCCCGTTCGACCACACCATTTGGGTCATCGCGTCCGACGGCGACCTCCAGGAAGGCGTGACCTCCGAGGCTTCTTCCCTCGCCGGCCACCAGGAGCTTGGCAACCTCGTGGTCATCTACGATGAGAACCACATCTCCATCGAGGACGACACCGACATCGCCTTCACCGAGGACGTCCTGAAGCGCTACGAAGCCTACGGCTGGCACACCCAGCGCGTTGACTGGACCAAGACCGGCGACTACAAGGAAGACGTCCAGGAGCTCTACTCGGCCCTGCTGGCCGCCAAGGCGGAAACCTCGAAGCCGTCCATCATTTCGCTGCGCACCATCATCGGCTACCCGGCCCCGAAGAAGCAGAACACCGGCAAGATCCACGGTTCAGCCCTGGGTTCGGAAGAAGTGGCAGCGCTGAAGAACGTCCTCGGCTTTGACCCCGAGAAGTCCTTCGAGGTGGACGAGGACGTGCTGGCCCACGCCCGTGCCGTCGTCGACCGCGGTGCCCACGCACGCAAGGAATGGGAAGAGTCCTTCTCCGCCTGGCAGTCCGCCAACCCGGAAGCTGCCGCCCTGCTGGAGCGCGTCGAGGCCCGCCAGCTCCCCGCCGAGCTCGACGGCGCCCTGCCGGTCTTCCCGGCCGGCAAGGATGTTTCCACCCGCGCTGCGTCCGGCAAGGTCCTGAACGCCATCGGCCCGGTCATGCCGGAACTCTGGGGCGGCTCGGCCGACCTCGCCGAGTCCAACAACACCACGATCGAAGGCTCGCCGTCGTTCGTTCCTGCAGGGAAGCAGACCACCGCCTGGTCCGGCAACCCGTACGGCCGCGTCCTGCACTTCGGTATCCGTGAGCACGCCGCAGCCTCGATCGTGAACGGCATCAGCCTGCACGGCAAGACCCGCGCATTCTCCGGCACGTTCCTGATCTTCAGCGACTACCAGCGTCCCGCCATCCGCCTCGGCGCCCTCATGGGCGTGCCGTCCCTGTATGTCTGGACGCACGACTCCATCGGCCTGGGCGAGGACGGCCCGACGCACCAGCCGGTGGAGCAGCTCGCCTCGCTGCGTGCGATCGTCGGCCTCGACGTCGTCCGTCCGGGCGATGCCAATGAGGTCGCGGCAGCGTGGAAGACCATGCTGGAAAACCACGAGAACCCGGCCGGCATTGTCCTGACCCGCCAGAACATCCCCACCTACGAGCGTGGCGAGGGCGCGGCCGAGGGTGACACCTTCGGTTCGACTGCTGGCGTTGCCAAGGGCGGCTACGTGCTGGCCGAGGCGTCCAAGGACGGCAAGACCGTGGACGCGCAGGTCATCCTGATCGGCACCGGCTCCGAGGTCCAGCTGGCTGTCGAGGCCCGCGAGGCACTCCAGGCCGAAGGCATCGCCACCCGCGTGGTGTCCATGCCGTGTGTCGAGTGGTTCAACAAGCAGGACGCCGCCTACCGCGAGGCAGTCCTGCCCGCAGCGGTCAAGGCCCGCGTGTCCGTCGAAGCGGGACTTGCCCTTGGCTGGAAGGAATTCGTCGGCGACGCCGGCCGCTCCGTCAGCCTCGAGCACTACGGCGCCTCGGCAGACTACAAGCGCCTCTTCCAGGAATTCGGCATCACGGCAGAAGCAGTTGCCGCCGCCGCCAAGGATTCCCTCGCCGGACTCCAGTCCTGA
- the tal gene encoding transaldolase, protein MTSTPTQQLSDAGVSIWLDDLSRGRLKTGTLQKLIEEKNVVGVTTNPSIFHAAITTGHDYDATIAAQAAAGASIEETIFEITTTDVADACDLFAPVAAATKGVDGRVSIEVDPRLAWDTAGTIAEAKHLYKKVNRDNVHIKIPATLEGLEAITATLAEGISVNVTLIFSLERYRAVINAFQSGLEQAKDNGHDLSKIHSVASFFVSRVDTEIDKRLDAIGTEEAKALKGKAGVANARLAYQVYEELFSTERWAVLAEAGALPQRPLWASTGVKDPAYPDTLYVTELVAPGVVNTMPEKTLDATFDHGVVTGDTITGGYDEANATLNALDALGVSYNEVVALLESEGLDKFVASWKELLADVEGALATARKAS, encoded by the coding sequence ATGACTAGCACTCCCACCCAGCAGCTTTCCGACGCCGGTGTTTCCATCTGGCTCGATGACCTCTCCCGCGGCCGCCTGAAGACCGGCACGCTGCAGAAGCTGATCGAAGAGAAGAACGTTGTGGGTGTCACCACGAACCCCAGCATCTTCCACGCCGCCATCACCACCGGGCACGACTACGACGCCACCATCGCGGCCCAGGCCGCTGCCGGCGCCTCCATCGAAGAGACCATCTTCGAAATCACGACGACGGACGTCGCCGACGCCTGCGACCTCTTCGCCCCGGTTGCCGCCGCCACCAAGGGTGTGGACGGCCGCGTCTCCATCGAGGTGGACCCCCGCCTCGCCTGGGACACTGCCGGAACGATCGCCGAGGCCAAGCACCTGTACAAGAAGGTCAACCGCGACAACGTCCACATCAAGATCCCTGCAACGCTTGAGGGCCTGGAAGCCATCACGGCCACCCTGGCTGAGGGCATCAGCGTCAACGTGACCCTGATCTTCTCGCTGGAGCGCTACCGCGCCGTCATCAACGCCTTCCAGAGCGGTCTGGAGCAGGCCAAGGACAACGGCCACGACCTCTCCAAGATCCACTCCGTCGCCTCGTTCTTCGTGTCCCGCGTGGACACCGAGATCGACAAGCGACTGGACGCGATCGGCACCGAGGAAGCCAAGGCCCTCAAGGGCAAGGCCGGCGTCGCCAACGCCCGCCTCGCCTACCAGGTCTACGAGGAGCTCTTCTCCACCGAACGCTGGGCTGTGCTGGCCGAAGCCGGCGCCCTGCCGCAGCGCCCGCTGTGGGCCTCCACCGGCGTGAAGGACCCGGCCTACCCGGACACCCTGTACGTCACGGAGCTCGTTGCCCCCGGCGTAGTCAACACCATGCCGGAGAAGACCCTGGACGCCACGTTCGACCACGGCGTGGTCACCGGTGACACCATCACCGGCGGCTACGATGAAGCGAACGCCACCCTCAACGCCCTCGACGCGCTCGGCGTGTCCTACAACGAGGTCGTCGCCCTGCTGGAATCCGAAGGCCTGGACAAGTTTGTGGCCAGCTGGAAGGAACTGCTGGCCGACGTTGAAGGCGCTCTCGCCACCGCACGGAAGGCTTCCTAA